A portion of the Pseudomonas protegens CHA0 genome contains these proteins:
- a CDS encoding OprD family porin, whose amino-acid sequence MFKTSLKISPLFIAIAATIPTLGQAAEETKTEGFVEGSSLKLNARNYYMNRNRLQQNKDNIEWGQGFLGVFESGYTQGTVGFGLDANAMLGLKLDGGGGTTKSSILPISDDGRHKAPGSFSTAGATLKMRAFDTELKAGDLFLNNPVIAGGMSRMLPQTFRGVSLTNHSFDGWLIEGGQASFTKPYNQSGHKRIGTSYGSLREGDESLHLNWAGVAWSGVPGLTSSLYASELKDIWNQYYYDLDYTYAVNELVSLNPGLHFYHTQDTGQALLGNIDNNTYSLHFTVGVGNHSVTAAYQRVNGNTPFDYIAQGDSIYLDNSQQYSDFNGPNERSWKLKYAYDFAGLGLPGLTSALSYSRGELDLTKVDPASRGYASWYSADGKNAKHWERDLDLKYVVQGGSAKDLAVRLQWATNRGGNGYGALDNDTDEYRVIVDYPINVF is encoded by the coding sequence TTGTTCAAGACCTCACTGAAGATCAGCCCCCTGTTCATTGCAATCGCCGCAACGATCCCGACACTCGGGCAAGCCGCCGAAGAAACCAAGACCGAGGGTTTTGTCGAGGGTTCGAGCCTCAAGCTCAACGCCCGCAACTACTACATGAACCGCAACCGCCTGCAGCAGAACAAAGACAACATCGAATGGGGCCAGGGTTTTCTCGGCGTCTTCGAGTCGGGCTACACCCAGGGCACCGTGGGTTTCGGCCTTGATGCCAACGCCATGCTCGGCCTCAAGCTGGACGGTGGTGGCGGCACCACCAAGTCAAGCATCCTGCCTATCAGCGACGATGGCCGGCACAAGGCACCCGGCTCGTTCTCCACCGCCGGCGCCACCTTGAAAATGCGGGCCTTCGATACCGAGCTCAAGGCTGGCGACCTGTTCCTCAACAACCCGGTGATCGCCGGCGGCATGAGCCGCATGCTGCCCCAGACCTTCCGCGGCGTGAGCCTAACCAACCACAGCTTCGACGGCTGGTTGATCGAGGGCGGCCAGGCCAGCTTCACCAAGCCGTACAACCAGAGTGGACACAAACGCATCGGTACTTCCTACGGCAGCTTGCGCGAGGGCGACGAGAGCCTGCACCTGAACTGGGCCGGCGTGGCCTGGAGCGGCGTGCCAGGGCTGACCAGCAGCCTCTACGCGTCCGAACTCAAGGACATCTGGAACCAGTACTACTACGACCTGGACTACACCTACGCGGTCAACGAACTGGTCAGCCTCAACCCGGGCCTGCACTTCTATCACACTCAGGACACCGGCCAGGCGCTGCTGGGCAACATCGACAACAACACCTACAGCCTGCACTTCACCGTCGGCGTGGGTAACCACAGCGTCACCGCGGCCTATCAGCGGGTCAACGGCAACACACCGTTCGACTACATCGCCCAGGGCGACAGCATCTACCTGGACAACTCCCAGCAGTATTCGGACTTCAACGGCCCCAACGAGCGTTCGTGGAAGCTCAAGTACGCCTATGACTTTGCCGGTCTCGGCCTGCCGGGCCTGACTTCGGCGCTGTCCTACTCGCGCGGCGAGCTGGACCTGACCAAGGTCGATCCGGCCAGCCGCGGCTATGCCAGCTGGTACAGCGCCGACGGCAAGAACGCCAAGCACTGGGAGCGCGACCTGGACCTCAAGTACGTGGTACAGGGCGGCAGCGCCAAGGACCTCGCCGTACGCCTGCAGTGGGCCACCAACCGTGGCGGCAACGGCTACGGCGCGCTGGACAACGACACCGACGAATACCGGGTGATCGTCGACTACCCGATCAACGTCTTCTAA
- a CDS encoding diguanylate cyclase: MNVSSATPRTGKIASNTERLLILSSSLIVVAILGIVTYLLIREHAAAEQAATRAANNIVQLIDADVLRNVELYDLSLKGLISAAQRDDLKDVSASIRHLALFDRATAAPYKGDILLLDRHGDVLADSASVVPRTGNYADREYFRSHIDNPDPRMMISPPFRARTADHDWRISFSRRLSDEHGQFIGVAEAAMRLSYFNELFRNLDIGRNGTINLVSRDGVLLAQQPPLADDLIGKNFSSRPNFVRILREGNGSFSSVSSVDQKQRLYTFSQVGDLPLIVIVALSIDEVFGAWQRTAVLISGATGALCIALFWLTWQLCRELRRRQSAEQELARLAAVDALTGLANRRTLDQVLGNEWSRARRANLPLSLLMVDVDHFKSFNDRFGHPLGDQALRVVAQSIGACVGRPSDLAARYGGEEFAVILPGTDSAGAAVLAEKIRTSIAALPAISEHAAPLTVSIGINTWSGNLDIGLEQWVSDADKALYQAKYSGRNRVVSNMSQGGSKRGA, encoded by the coding sequence ATGAACGTGAGTAGTGCGACACCCCGCACAGGGAAGATCGCGTCAAATACCGAGCGCCTGCTGATCCTCTCCAGCTCGCTGATCGTTGTAGCCATTCTCGGCATCGTCACCTACCTGTTGATCCGCGAACACGCCGCTGCCGAACAGGCTGCCACACGTGCCGCCAACAACATCGTGCAACTGATCGACGCCGATGTATTGCGCAACGTCGAGCTCTACGACCTGTCTCTCAAGGGACTGATCAGTGCCGCGCAACGTGACGATCTGAAGGATGTATCGGCGTCCATACGTCACCTGGCGCTGTTCGACCGGGCCACCGCAGCGCCCTACAAGGGCGACATCCTGCTGCTGGACAGGCACGGCGACGTGCTGGCCGACTCGGCCTCGGTCGTGCCGCGCACGGGCAACTACGCCGATCGCGAGTACTTTCGATCGCACATCGACAATCCGGACCCGAGGATGATGATCAGCCCGCCGTTCCGCGCGCGCACCGCCGATCACGACTGGCGGATCAGCTTCAGCCGCCGGCTCAGCGACGAGCATGGCCAGTTCATCGGCGTGGCCGAAGCGGCCATGCGCCTGAGCTACTTCAACGAGCTGTTCAGAAATCTGGATATCGGTCGCAACGGTACGATCAACCTGGTGAGCCGCGACGGCGTTCTGCTGGCCCAGCAACCGCCGCTGGCAGACGACCTGATAGGCAAGAACTTCAGCAGCCGCCCCAACTTCGTCCGCATTCTGCGTGAAGGCAACGGCAGCTTCAGCAGCGTCTCCAGCGTTGATCAGAAGCAGCGGCTGTACACCTTTTCCCAGGTCGGCGATCTGCCCCTGATCGTGATTGTCGCGCTGTCCATCGACGAGGTCTTCGGAGCCTGGCAACGCACCGCGGTGCTGATCAGCGGCGCCACTGGCGCCCTCTGCATCGCCCTGTTCTGGCTGACCTGGCAGTTGTGCCGCGAACTGCGGCGCCGGCAGAGCGCCGAGCAGGAACTGGCGCGCCTGGCAGCCGTCGATGCCCTCACCGGCCTGGCCAATCGCCGTACCCTGGACCAGGTGCTGGGCAACGAATGGTCGCGGGCCCGGCGAGCCAACCTGCCGTTGTCGCTATTGATGGTCGATGTCGATCACTTCAAATCCTTCAACGACCGCTTCGGCCATCCACTGGGGGACCAGGCCTTGCGTGTGGTGGCACAGAGCATTGGCGCCTGCGTCGGGCGCCCATCGGACCTGGCGGCGCGCTATGGCGGCGAGGAGTTTGCGGTCATCCTGCCAGGAACCGACAGTGCCGGCGCCGCCGTACTCGCCGAGAAGATCCGCACCAGCATCGCCGCCTTGCCGGCCATCAGCGAACACGCCGCGCCGCTGACCGTGAGCATTGGCATCAACACCTGGTCGGGTAACCTCGATATCGGTCTTGAACAGTGGGTGAGCGACGCCGACAAGGCGCTGTATCAGGCCAAGTACAGCGGGCGCAACCGGGTGGTTTCCAACATGTCCCAGGGCGGCTCCAAGCGCGGCGCTTGA
- the lpxC gene encoding UDP-3-O-acyl-N-acetylglucosamine deacetylase produces MIKQRTLKNIIRATGVGLHSGEKVYLTLKPAPVDTGIVFCRADLDPVVQIPARAENVGETTMSTTLVNGDVKVDTVEHLLSAMAGLGIDNAYVELSASEVPIMDGSAGPFVFLIQSAGLEEQDAAKKFIRILREVTVEDGDKRATFVPFDGFKVSFEIDFDHPVFRDRTQSASVDFSSTSFVKEVSRARTFGFMSDIEYLRKHNLALGGSVENAIVVDSDGVLNEDGLRYEDEFVKHKILDAIGDLYLLGNSLIGEFKGFKSGHALNNQLLRKLIEQKDAWEVVTFEDASTAPISYMRPVAAV; encoded by the coding sequence ATGATTAAACAACGCACCCTGAAGAATATTATCCGTGCCACAGGTGTAGGCCTGCATTCCGGGGAGAAGGTATACCTGACCCTCAAGCCTGCGCCTGTCGACACCGGCATTGTGTTTTGTCGTGCCGACCTGGACCCTGTGGTGCAGATTCCTGCTCGCGCGGAAAATGTTGGCGAAACCACGATGTCGACCACTCTGGTCAACGGTGACGTCAAAGTGGACACGGTGGAGCACTTGCTCTCGGCCATGGCTGGCCTGGGCATCGATAACGCCTACGTCGAGCTCTCCGCGTCTGAAGTCCCGATCATGGATGGCAGTGCCGGACCCTTCGTATTCCTGATTCAATCTGCTGGCCTCGAAGAACAGGACGCAGCTAAAAAGTTCATCCGCATCCTTCGTGAAGTGACCGTGGAAGACGGCGACAAGCGCGCCACTTTCGTGCCTTTCGATGGTTTTAAAGTGAGCTTCGAGATCGATTTCGATCACCCGGTTTTCCGTGACCGCACCCAGAGTGCAAGCGTGGACTTCTCCAGTACTTCGTTTGTAAAAGAAGTCAGCCGCGCCCGTACCTTTGGTTTCATGAGTGATATCGAGTACCTGCGCAAGCACAACCTCGCACTCGGCGGCAGCGTGGAAAACGCAATTGTGGTCGATTCGGATGGCGTACTGAATGAAGACGGTCTTCGCTACGAAGACGAATTCGTCAAGCACAAGATCCTGGATGCAATTGGCGACCTCTACCTGCTGGGCAACAGCCTGATAGGTGAGTTCAAAGGCTTCAAGTCGGGCCATGCACTGAACAACCAGCTACTGCGCAAGTTGATTGAGCAGAAAGATGCCTGGGAAGTCGTGACCTTCGAAGATGCCAGCACTGCACCGATCTCTTACATGCGTCCGGTTGCGGCCGTGTAA
- the ftsZ gene encoding cell division protein FtsZ, which produces MFELVDNIPQSPVIKVIGVGGGGGNAVNHMVKSNIEGVEFICANTDAQALKNIGARTILQLGTGVTKGLGAGANPEVGRQAALEDRERIAEVLAGTNMVFITTGMGGGTGTGAAPIIAEVAKEMGILTVAVVTRPFPFEGRKRMQIADEGIRALSESVDSLITIPNEKLLTILGKDASLLSAFAKADDVLAGAVRGISDIIKRPGMINVDFADVRTVMSEMGMAMMGTGCASGPNRAREATEAAIRNPLLEDVNLEGARGILVNITAGPDLSLGEYSDVGSIIEAFASEHAMVKVGTVIDPDMRDELHVTVVATGLGAKIEKPVKVIDNTVQTSMSAQSQAPAPARQELPSVNYRDLDRPTVMRNQAQSNAATAAKLNPQDDLDYLDIPAFLRRQAD; this is translated from the coding sequence ATGTTCGAACTCGTAGACAACATCCCGCAAAGTCCGGTAATCAAGGTTATCGGTGTTGGCGGTGGCGGCGGCAACGCGGTCAATCACATGGTCAAGAGCAACATCGAAGGCGTCGAGTTCATCTGCGCCAACACTGATGCTCAAGCGCTGAAAAACATCGGCGCGCGGACCATCCTGCAACTGGGTACCGGCGTGACCAAGGGCCTGGGTGCGGGTGCCAATCCGGAAGTCGGCCGTCAAGCCGCCCTGGAAGACCGCGAGCGTATCGCTGAAGTACTGGCGGGCACCAACATGGTGTTCATCACCACCGGCATGGGCGGCGGTACCGGTACCGGTGCGGCACCGATCATTGCTGAAGTGGCCAAGGAAATGGGCATCCTCACCGTTGCGGTGGTGACCCGTCCGTTCCCGTTCGAAGGCCGCAAGCGCATGCAGATCGCCGATGAGGGCATCCGCGCGCTGAGCGAAAGCGTCGACTCGTTGATCACCATCCCCAACGAGAAACTGCTGACCATCCTCGGCAAGGACGCCAGCCTGCTGTCGGCTTTCGCCAAGGCGGACGACGTGTTGGCCGGTGCCGTTCGCGGTATCTCCGACATCATCAAGCGTCCGGGCATGATCAACGTCGACTTCGCCGACGTACGTACCGTGATGAGCGAAATGGGCATGGCGATGATGGGCACTGGCTGCGCCAGCGGTCCGAACCGTGCACGTGAAGCCACTGAAGCGGCGATCCGCAACCCGCTGCTGGAAGACGTGAACCTGGAAGGCGCACGCGGCATCCTGGTGAACATCACCGCCGGTCCTGACTTGTCCCTGGGCGAGTACTCCGACGTGGGTAGCATCATCGAGGCCTTCGCTTCCGAACACGCCATGGTCAAGGTCGGTACCGTTATCGATCCGGACATGCGTGACGAGCTGCATGTAACCGTAGTGGCCACCGGCCTGGGCGCAAAAATCGAGAAGCCTGTGAAGGTCATCGACAACACCGTCCAGACTTCCATGTCCGCCCAGTCGCAAGCGCCAGCCCCTGCTCGCCAGGAACTGCCGTCGGTGAACTACCGTGACCTGGACCGTCCGACCGTCATGCGCAATCAGGCGCAGTCGAACGCGGCGACCGCGGCGAAGCTGAATCCGCAAGATGATCTGGACTACCTGGACATCCCGGCATTCCTGCGTCGTCAGGCCGATTGA
- the ftsA gene encoding cell division protein FtsA, which translates to MANVQSGKMIVGLDIGTSKVVALVGEVAADGSLEIVGIGTHPSRGLKKGVVVNIESTVQSIQRAVEEAQLMAGCRIHSAFVGVAGNHIRSLNSHGIVAIRDREVSSADLERVLDAAQAVAIPADQRVLHTLPQDYVIDNQEGVREPLGMSGVRLEAKVHVVTCAVNAAQNIEKCVRRCGLEIDDIILEQLASAYSVLTDDEKELGVCLVDIGGGTTDMAIFTEGAIRHTAVIPIAGDQVTNDIAMALRTPTQYAEEIKIRYACALAKLAGAGETIKVPSVGDRPPRELSRQALAEVVEPRYDELFTLIQAELRRSGYEDLIPAGIVLTGGTSKMEGAVELAEEIFHMPVRLGVPHSVKGLSDVVRNPIYSTGVGLLLYGLQKQSDGISFSGIGSRDSYSSDEPKAALLDRIKSWVQGNF; encoded by the coding sequence ATGGCAAATGTGCAAAGCGGCAAAATGATCGTCGGCCTGGATATCGGTACCTCCAAGGTTGTGGCGCTGGTGGGCGAAGTCGCGGCCGATGGCTCGCTGGAAATCGTCGGCATCGGCACCCATCCTTCCCGCGGCCTGAAGAAGGGCGTGGTGGTGAATATCGAATCCACCGTGCAGTCGATCCAGCGGGCGGTGGAAGAGGCGCAACTGATGGCGGGCTGCCGTATCCACTCGGCGTTCGTCGGTGTGGCGGGCAATCACATCCGCAGCCTGAACTCCCACGGCATCGTGGCGATTCGTGACCGTGAAGTCAGCTCGGCGGACCTGGAGCGGGTCCTCGACGCTGCCCAGGCCGTGGCGATCCCGGCTGACCAGCGGGTTCTGCACACCCTGCCGCAGGATTACGTGATCGACAACCAGGAAGGCGTGCGTGAACCCCTGGGCATGTCCGGCGTACGCCTGGAAGCCAAGGTGCACGTGGTCACCTGTGCAGTGAATGCCGCGCAGAATATCGAAAAATGCGTGCGCCGCTGCGGCCTGGAAATCGACGACATCATCCTCGAGCAGCTGGCTTCGGCCTACTCGGTGCTCACCGACGACGAGAAAGAGCTGGGCGTGTGCCTGGTGGATATCGGCGGCGGCACCACCGACATGGCGATCTTCACCGAAGGCGCGATCCGCCACACCGCGGTGATTCCGATAGCCGGCGACCAGGTGACCAACGACATCGCCATGGCCCTGCGTACCCCGACCCAGTACGCCGAGGAAATCAAGATCCGTTACGCCTGCGCCCTGGCCAAGCTGGCCGGTGCCGGCGAAACCATCAAGGTGCCAAGCGTTGGCGACCGCCCACCGCGCGAACTGTCGCGCCAGGCCCTGGCCGAGGTGGTCGAACCGCGTTACGACGAACTGTTCACCCTGATCCAGGCCGAACTGCGCCGCAGTGGCTACGAAGACCTGATCCCGGCGGGCATCGTGCTCACTGGCGGCACTTCGAAGATGGAAGGCGCGGTGGAACTGGCCGAGGAAATTTTCCACATGCCGGTTCGCCTGGGCGTACCCCACAGTGTCAAGGGCCTGTCCGACGTGGTGCGCAACCCGATCTATTCCACCGGTGTCGGCTTGCTGCTGTATGGGCTGCAGAAACAGTCCGACGGCATCTCGTTCTCCGGCATCGGCAGCCGCGACAGCTACAGCAGCGACGAGCCCAAGGCGGCACTGCTCGATCGCATCAAGAGCTGGGTGCAGGGCAACTTCTAA
- a CDS encoding cell division protein FtsQ/DivIB, translating into MQGASLRHQQPAPGRKPVPRGASRMVAKEPMSARLPKANFGFLKSLFWPVLLVALGFGTYEGAQRLLPYADRPITKIAVQGDLSYISQQAVQQRIAPYVAASFFTIDLASMRTELEQMPWIAHAEVRRVWPDQVVIRLEEQLPVARWGDEALLNNQGQAFTPRELANYEHLPQLFGPQRAQQQVMQQYQVLSQMLRPLGFSIARLELRERGSWFLTTGAGSAGPGIELLLGRDHLVEKMRRFIAIYEKTLKEQITNIARIDLRYANGLAVGWRDPAAPTTAQPAVAKN; encoded by the coding sequence ATGCAAGGCGCGTCGCTTCGTCATCAGCAACCCGCACCCGGCCGCAAGCCGGTGCCGCGGGGTGCCAGCCGAATGGTGGCCAAAGAGCCGATGTCGGCGCGCCTGCCGAAAGCCAACTTCGGCTTTCTGAAAAGCCTGTTCTGGCCGGTGCTGCTGGTGGCTCTGGGGTTTGGCACCTATGAAGGGGCCCAGCGCCTGCTGCCGTACGCCGACCGCCCGATCACCAAAATCGCGGTGCAGGGGGACTTGAGCTACATCAGCCAGCAGGCGGTGCAGCAGCGGATCGCGCCTTATGTCGCGGCGAGCTTCTTCACCATCGACCTGGCGAGCATGCGCACCGAGCTGGAGCAGATGCCCTGGATCGCCCACGCCGAGGTACGTCGGGTGTGGCCGGACCAAGTGGTGATTCGCCTGGAAGAACAACTGCCGGTGGCCCGCTGGGGCGACGAGGCGCTGTTGAACAACCAGGGCCAGGCCTTCACCCCGCGTGAACTGGCGAACTATGAGCACTTGCCGCAGTTGTTCGGGCCGCAGCGGGCCCAGCAGCAAGTGATGCAGCAGTATCAGGTGTTGAGCCAGATGCTGCGGCCGCTGGGCTTTTCGATCGCCCGTCTGGAGCTGCGCGAGCGCGGCAGCTGGTTCCTGACCACCGGCGCCGGCAGTGCCGGCCCGGGTATCGAACTGCTCCTGGGCCGCGATCACCTGGTGGAGAAGATGCGCCGCTTCATTGCCATTTATGAAAAAACGCTGAAAGAACAGATCACGAACATCGCGCGCATCGATCTGCGCTACGCCAACGGCCTGGCCGTCGGCTGGCGCGATCCGGCGGCACCCACGACGGCGCAACCTGCCGTCGCGAAGAATTAA
- a CDS encoding D-alanine--D-alanine ligase → MIAAYANLFSTVKPSDFGRVAVLYGGKSAEREVSLKSGKAVLEALQSGGVNAFGIDVGDDLLQRLLSEKIDRAFIILHGRGGEDGSMQGLLECLGIPYTGSGILASALAMDKLRTKQVWHSLGIPTPRHAVLSSEADCISAVAELGLPLIVKPAHEGSSIGMAKVTSAPELIDAWKAASTYDSQVLVEQWIQGPEFTIATLRDQVLPPIALGTPHTFYDYDAKYLASDTQYRIPCGLDSSKEQELMELTAKACEALGIAGWARADVMQDAQGQFWFLEVNTAPGMTDHSLVPMAARAAGLDFQQLVLAILAASLEARG, encoded by the coding sequence ATGATCGCTGCCTACGCCAACCTGTTCTCTACCGTGAAACCGAGCGATTTCGGTCGCGTCGCCGTTCTTTACGGTGGCAAGAGCGCCGAGCGCGAAGTGTCGCTCAAGTCCGGCAAGGCCGTGCTTGAAGCGCTGCAGAGCGGCGGTGTGAACGCCTTCGGCATCGACGTCGGCGATGATCTGCTGCAGCGGCTCTTGAGCGAGAAGATCGATCGTGCCTTCATCATTCTCCACGGTCGTGGCGGTGAAGACGGCAGCATGCAAGGGCTGCTGGAGTGCCTGGGGATTCCTTACACCGGCAGTGGCATCCTCGCTTCGGCCCTGGCCATGGACAAACTGCGTACCAAGCAGGTCTGGCACAGCCTGGGCATTCCGACGCCGCGTCACGCGGTTCTGAGTTCGGAAGCCGACTGTATTTCCGCGGTGGCGGAACTGGGCCTGCCTTTGATCGTCAAACCGGCTCATGAAGGCTCCAGTATCGGTATGGCCAAGGTGACTTCCGCGCCCGAATTGATCGACGCATGGAAGGCGGCCAGTACCTACGATTCGCAAGTGTTGGTCGAGCAATGGATCCAGGGTCCGGAGTTCACCATCGCGACCCTGCGTGACCAGGTGCTGCCACCCATCGCCCTGGGCACTCCCCACACATTTTACGACTACGACGCCAAGTACCTGGCTTCCGATACCCAGTACCGGATCCCGTGCGGGCTCGACAGCTCCAAGGAACAGGAACTCATGGAACTCACGGCGAAAGCCTGTGAGGCGCTCGGTATCGCCGGTTGGGCACGTGCCGACGTGATGCAGGACGCCCAGGGGCAGTTCTGGTTCCTGGAAGTGAATACCGCTCCGGGCATGACCGATCACAGTCTGGTTCCGATGGCGGCCCGTGCGGCCGGCCTGGATTTCCAGCAACTGGTATTGGCCATCCTGGCAGCCAGTCTTGAGGCGAGAGGTTAA
- the murC gene encoding UDP-N-acetylmuramate--L-alanine ligase: MVENQKAMPQPEMRRIRRIHFVGIGGVGMCGIAEVLLNLGYQVSGSDLKASPVTERLESFGAQIFIGHRAENAANADVLVVSSAVNTSNPEVATALERRIPVVPRAEMLAELMRYRHGVAVAGTHGKTTTTSLLASVFAAGGLDPTFVIGGRLNAAGTNAQLGTSRYLIAEADESDASFLHLQPLVAVVTNIDADHMATYDGDFNKLKKTFVDFLHNLPFYGLAVMCLDDPVVREILPQVKRPTVTYGFSEEADVRAINVRQQGMQTFFTVLRRDREPLDVSVNMPGNHNVLNSLATICIATDEGISDEAIVQGLSGFQGVGRRFQVYGELPVEGGNVMLVDDYGHHPTEVAAVIKAVRGGWPERRLVMVYQPHRFSRTRDLYDDFVQVLADANVLLLMEVYPAGEEPIPGADSRQLCHSIRQRGQLDPIYIERGVDLAPLVKPLLRAGDILLCQGAGDIGGLAPKLLGSPLFAGAVAAGKGAK, encoded by the coding sequence ATGGTTGAGAATCAGAAAGCCATGCCGCAGCCGGAAATGCGCCGCATCCGCCGCATCCACTTCGTCGGTATCGGCGGCGTGGGCATGTGCGGGATTGCTGAAGTGCTGCTGAACCTGGGCTACCAGGTATCCGGTTCCGACCTCAAGGCATCGCCGGTTACCGAGCGCCTGGAGTCCTTTGGCGCACAGATTTTCATCGGCCACCGCGCCGAGAACGCTGCCAATGCCGATGTGCTGGTGGTTTCCAGCGCCGTGAACACCTCCAACCCGGAAGTTGCCACCGCTCTGGAACGGCGTATTCCAGTGGTGCCGCGGGCGGAAATGCTCGCCGAACTGATGCGCTACCGTCACGGCGTGGCCGTGGCCGGCACCCACGGTAAGACCACCACCACCAGCCTGCTGGCCTCGGTATTCGCCGCTGGCGGCCTGGACCCGACGTTCGTCATCGGCGGGCGGCTGAATGCAGCGGGCACCAATGCACAACTGGGCACCAGCCGTTACCTGATTGCCGAAGCCGACGAAAGTGATGCCAGCTTCCTGCATCTGCAACCGCTGGTGGCTGTGGTCACCAACATCGACGCCGACCATATGGCGACCTACGACGGTGACTTCAACAAACTGAAGAAAACCTTTGTCGACTTCCTGCACAACCTGCCGTTCTACGGGCTGGCAGTGATGTGCCTGGACGATCCGGTGGTGCGCGAGATCCTGCCGCAGGTCAAGCGTCCGACCGTGACCTACGGCTTCAGCGAAGAAGCCGACGTGCGCGCCATCAATGTACGCCAGCAAGGCATGCAGACCTTCTTCACCGTACTGCGTCGCGACCGCGAGCCGCTGGACGTGTCGGTGAACATGCCGGGCAACCATAACGTGCTGAACTCCCTGGCGACCATCTGCATCGCCACCGACGAAGGCATCAGCGATGAAGCCATTGTCCAGGGCCTATCGGGCTTCCAGGGTGTGGGCCGACGCTTCCAGGTCTATGGCGAACTGCCAGTGGAAGGGGGCAACGTGATGCTGGTGGACGACTACGGTCACCACCCGACCGAAGTCGCTGCGGTGATCAAGGCCGTGCGCGGTGGCTGGCCGGAACGCCGCCTGGTGATGGTCTACCAGCCGCACCGTTTCAGCCGTACCCGCGACCTGTACGACGACTTCGTGCAGGTACTGGCCGATGCCAACGTATTGCTGCTGATGGAGGTCTACCCGGCCGGCGAAGAGCCGATCCCGGGCGCCGACAGCCGTCAGTTGTGCCACAGCATCCGTCAGCGTGGCCAACTGGACCCGATCTACATCGAGCGTGGGGTCGACCTGGCACCGCTGGTCAAGCCGTTGCTGCGCGCCGGTGACATCCTGCTGTGTCAGGGTGCCGGTGACATCGGTGGCCTGGCGCCAAAACTGCTCGGCAGCCCGCTGTTCGCCGGTGCTGTAGCCGCTGGCAAGGGGGCGAAATGA
- the murG gene encoding undecaprenyldiphospho-muramoylpentapeptide beta-N-acetylglucosaminyltransferase, with product MGANVLIMAGGTGGHVFPALACAREFQARGYTVHWLGTPRGIENDLVPAAGLPLHLINVSGLRGKGKLSLLKAPFVLIKAVLQARQVIRQLKPVCVLGFGGYVTGPGGVAAKLSGVPVIVHEQNAVAGTANRLLVPLAARVCEAFPDTFGASQSRRTTGNPVRTELFLETPREALAGRKARLLILGGSLGAEPLNKLLPEALAQVAPELRPEVFHQAGKNHDEVTAERYRAAGVEAQVQPFIKDMAQAYGWADLVVCRAGALTVSELAAAGLPSMLVPLPHAIDDHQTRNAEYLAREGAAFLMPQRTTGAADLAARLTEVLMQPERLDNMAQAARRLAKPGATHDVVNICLEVAHG from the coding sequence ATGGGCGCTAACGTCCTGATCATGGCCGGCGGCACCGGTGGCCACGTGTTCCCGGCACTGGCCTGCGCCCGCGAGTTCCAGGCCCGTGGCTACACCGTGCACTGGCTGGGTACCCCACGTGGCATCGAAAACGATCTGGTGCCTGCGGCCGGGCTGCCGTTGCACCTGATCAACGTCAGCGGTTTGCGGGGCAAGGGCAAGCTGTCCCTGCTCAAGGCGCCGTTCGTGTTGATCAAGGCCGTGCTCCAGGCGCGGCAGGTCATTCGCCAGTTGAAGCCGGTCTGTGTCCTGGGTTTTGGCGGTTATGTGACCGGCCCTGGTGGAGTCGCCGCGAAGTTGTCTGGGGTGCCGGTCATCGTTCACGAACAGAACGCCGTGGCCGGTACCGCCAATCGGCTGCTGGTGCCGTTGGCTGCCCGAGTCTGCGAAGCTTTCCCGGACACCTTCGGTGCCTCGCAAAGCCGGCGCACCACGGGCAACCCGGTACGCACCGAACTGTTCCTCGAAACACCGCGCGAGGCCCTGGCCGGACGCAAGGCGCGTTTGCTGATCCTGGGCGGAAGCCTGGGCGCAGAGCCGTTGAACAAGCTGTTGCCGGAAGCCTTGGCACAGGTCGCCCCCGAGCTGCGCCCGGAGGTGTTCCACCAGGCCGGCAAAAACCACGATGAAGTCACTGCAGAGCGCTATCGCGCCGCCGGCGTCGAGGCGCAGGTGCAGCCCTTTATCAAAGACATGGCCCAAGCCTATGGCTGGGCCGACCTGGTGGTCTGTCGCGCAGGCGCGTTGACCGTCAGCGAACTGGCTGCCGCCGGTCTGCCCTCGATGCTGGTGCCTTTGCCCCACGCGATCGACGACCACCAGACCCGCAATGCCGAATATTTGGCTCGTGAAGGTGCTGCCTTCCTGATGCCGCAAAGAACGACTGGTGCTGCGGACCTTGCCGCTCGCCTGACAGAGGTTTTGATGCAACCAGAACGACTCGACAACATGGCCCAGGCCGCTCGCCGCCTGGCCAAGCCCGGCGCCACCCACGACGTAGTGAATATCTGCCTGGAGGTGGCCCATGGTTGA